Proteins found in one Micropterus dolomieu isolate WLL.071019.BEF.003 ecotype Adirondacks linkage group LG10, ASM2129224v1, whole genome shotgun sequence genomic segment:
- the arv1 gene encoding protein ARV1 gives MGKDDFRCIECNEIAAELHRDYSNGILKITICESCQKPVDKYIEYDPVIILIDAILCKTQAFRHILFNTSLNIHWKLCVFCLLCEAYLRWSLLHGSEQSSDPADIIRYTKEWEFYGMFGLASLELSAFFGGVLCFLWVVVGRLQGGTLDLSLLIRALLLSCYGKVLLIPAVIWEHDYSPVCLGLIKLFVLTSNSQAIRVILNSSRRLSLMAVCLGLLSETCVAQACKKLPWSLQDMLTFE, from the exons ATGGGGAAAGATGACTTTAGGTGTATTGAGTGTAACGAAATAGCAGCTGAGTTACACAGGGATTACAGTAACGGGATCCTGAAGATAACTATATGT GAGTCGTGCCAGAAACCAGTGGACAAGTACATTGAATATGACCCAGTTATCATCCTGATTGATGCCATTTTGTGCAAGACGCAGGCTTTCAGACACATTTTGTTCAACACAAGCTTGAAT ATCCACTGGaagctgtgtgtgttctgcctGCTGTGTGAGGCTTACCTCAGGTGGTCTCTGCTTCATGGCTCTGAGCAGAGCAGTGACCCTGCTGACATCATCAGGTACACCAAGGAATGGGAATTCTACGGCATGTTTGGATTAGCCTCCCTTG AGCTGTCAGCGTTCTTCGGCGGTGTGCTGTGCTTTCTTTGGGTGGTGGTGGGTCGTCTGCAGGGTGGGACCCTCGATCTCAGCCTGCTCATCAGAGCCCTGCTGCTCTCCTGCTACGGCAAGGTCCTCCTCATCCCTGCTGTCATCTGGGAACATGACTACTCCCCGGTGTGTCTGGGCCTCATCAAACTGTTTGTGCTCACCTCCAACTCGCAGGCTATCAGAG TGATCCTGAACAGCAGTAGACGTCTGTCATTGATGGCCGTGTGTTTGGGCCTGCTGTCAGAGACCTGCGTGGCTCAGGCCTGTAAAAAGCTTCCATGGAGCCTCCAGGACATGTTGACATTTGAATGA